CACTCCAGCAACTTGTCCCGCAACAGTAAACTCACTTTTTGCCCAATCGCCCATAAACTGCATGGCAGCTTGGCCATGGATGAGCTTTGCCGTGGCGCTACTCCATTCTGCGGCGCTATGTGGGCTGGTATAGGCTTTTAGTCGTTTGAGCATGCTCAGGGCCTGTAGCATCGTTGGGCTGCTTAAAGCAGCCGCATCTAGCTCTATAAAGGCCTTACGATAGAAGTCGGCCCCACCTATGCCCAAGGCTAGCGATTCAAACAGCGTGGCAACTTGCCAGCCTTGCTGCCCAACGGAGAGTGGGGTTATGCCAGCTTTTTGTAGTAGCTTGGCGGTGGCAATGAATTCATCCCAAGTTTTGGGAACTTTTGCACCGCTTTTATCCAATAAATGCTTATTGATCCAGAGCGTATTTACCCGTGAAATTCCAAGCGGCACAGCAACATACTGGCCTTTGTATTGCACCATTTCATTAAGAATAGGGGGGAGTAATTTGTTCCAGCTTTGCTCGGTGGCCAGCTGGCTAATATTAGCCAGCTTATCGCCCCAAGCTTGAATTTTGATTCCACCAATGGTCGCGGCTAATGGCGGATTGCCTGCGTTTATCCGCTGTTGTAAGACCGACATGGCGTTTTCACCTGCGCCACCCATCACTGCAAAATCTTGCCACTGTAAGTTTTGGCTCTCTAGTTGTTGTTTGGCCGCCTGAACTGCGCTTGCCTCGCCAGGGGATGTCCACCAATGCAGTATCTCTACGTTTTTAGCGTGGAGAGGGCTGCTAAAAAAAACAGCGAGCAGCAGGCCGCTACGATACTTTGGATTGGAAAACTTGCGCAGCGGCTTATTCACTTGCAGGAGCCAGTACAGTGCGATTGCCATTGGTTTCCATGCCACTCACTAGTCCAGAGGCTTCCATCTGCTCAATCAGCCTTGCTGCCCGGTTATAGCCTATGCGCAATTGCCGCTGTACCGATGAGATGGATGCTCGGCGGCTTTTTAGCACAAAGGCCACGGCTTCATCGTACAGCGGGTCGCTTTCGTTATTGCTTTCACTGTTGCCACCACCCGCTGCGGCTTCTGCCTCAAAGCCTCCATTTAAGATGCCATCGATATAGTTAGGCTCGCCCTGCTGCTTCAGGTTTTCCACCACTTGGTGCACTTCGTTGTCATCCACAAACGCACCATGCACGCGCAGTGGGTAGCCGCTGCCAGGCGGTAAGAACAGCATATCGCCTTGCCCTAGCAATGCTTCTGCGCCCATCTGGTCAAGAATAGTGCGGCTATCAATTTTGCTGGAGACTTGAAACGCCAGCCGAGTTGGGATATTGGCTTTAATTAGGCCGGTAATTACATCCACGGAAGGGCGCTGGGTTGCCAGAATTAAGTGGATACCGGCCGCACGGGCTTTTTGTGCCAGCCGCGCAATCAGCTCTTCAATCTTCTTGCCTGCCACCATAATCAGGTCGGCAAATTCATCTACCACCACCACAATAAAGGGCAGGTGCTCTAAGCGCTCAGGATCTTCCGGCGTAAGCGTGAATGGATTAGTGAGTGGTTTACCGGCTTTTTCGGCTTCACGTATTTTCTGGTTGTAGCCCGCAAGATTACGCACGCCAAAGGTGCTCATTAGGCGGTAGCGTTTTTCCATTTCTGCCACGCACCAGTTCAACGCGTTGGCGGCCAGCTTCATATCGGTAACTACCGGCGCTAATAGATGAGGAATCCCTTCATAAACCGATAATTCCAGCATTTTTGGGTCGATCATAATAAAGCGCACTTCGTTGGCGGTGGCTTTGTAAACCAGACTTAAAATCATGGCATTTACACCCACGGATTTACCCGATCCGGTGGTCCCAGCTACCAGCATATGTGGCGCTTTGCCAAGATCAGTCACAATTGGCTTGCCTGTGATGTCTTTACCTAATGCAATGGTCAACTTGCTACCCATAGCGTGATACGGCTCGGAGGAGAGAATCTCTGATAAACGAATGATTTGGCGGCTTGGATTAGGCAGCTCTAGGCCCATACACGTTTTATCTGGGATGGTTTCCACCACCCGAATCGAGACCAAGCCTAAGGCTCGGGATAAATCTTTCATCAGGTTCACAATTTGTGAGCCTTTTACCCCAACCGCAGGCTCGATTTCGTAACGGGTAATTACGGGGCCTGGATAGGCGGCAATGACTTTGACTTCAACATTAAAGTCGGCGAGTTTTTTCTCGATCAATCTGGAGGTGAATTCCAGTGTGTCCTTGCTAATGGTTTCTTTAGCAGGCGGCGCTGGGGTCAATAGCTTGATTGATGGCAGGGCTTGATTGCCGGTAATCAGCGGTAGGTCTTCAGCATTAAATAGCGGCACTTGCGTGGCTTTTTGCTGCTCTTCTTGGGCTTTTTTGCTAAGGGGCTTGGGCACTGCGGGGGCTTCGCTATGTGTGGCTTCAATCCGCACGGGTGCTTTTTCTTCAAAGCGTTTTTTCTCTGAAGTCACTTTCTCACTACGGATTACCGTGGCTTCTCGGCCAATTTTTCTATCTTGATAGGCTTGGATGGCATCCTGTGTTTTAAGGAAAGCTAGCTCAATTGCCGTGCCTAGGTTCTCCATTAAGTGTAGCCAAGAAAGCCCTGTGAATAGCGACACGCCGATGCATAGTGTCGCCACTAAAAATAATGTTGAGCCAGAAAAACCAAAGCTTAAATATAGCCAGCCCCCTAAGGACACGCCGAGAATGCCGCCAGGGGCTTGGGGGAGTGCAGCCGTGAGGCTATGCAGCCGCAAGGCTTCAAAGCTAGAGCTGGATAAAATAATTAATAAAAAACCAATGCAGGCAAACAATACGGTAGGGCGAGCACCATCGCTTACATGATCGATGCGGCGATAGCCCCATAAAATGGCTGAGAAACAAAAGCCTACCCACCACCACGCCGAAAAGCCAAATAAATAAAGCAATACATCGGCAATCCACGCACCTACGGCTCCGCCACGGTTATGAATTTCTGGCCGAGTGGCGCTGTGCGACCAGCCAGGATCAAAGGGGCTATAGGTACTCAGAACAAGCACCAGATAAATGACCAGAACAACCAGAATAAACCACCATGATTCGCGTAATAAAATGGCGATTTGCGGCGGTAAGGCGGCGCGGCTAGAGACATTCGCGACGTTTTTTTTACGAAATATGGCCATTTGGACTGATGCTACTCAATAGATATGGGACTAATTATAGCGGCAACATCCTACAAACAGCAGTGGGCTACTGCATTTGGGTAATAAACCATAATATAAGGGGGATGGGCGTGCTGCATTTTGTGCAGTCTTTTAAAGCGTTACCCTGATGAAATTACGGAGGGTACTGCATGCCGTGCTCATAAAGGGCCTGTAAATTTTTTTGTGTAAATGCCTTTGGAATGACTGGTGGCCGTTCAGCCGGTCACCAAATTTGATAACGAAATGATTCAGCGCCATCCGCTAGTTTTGAATTGGCATCGTTTATTTCTTTGAAGCCTGTTCGATCGCAAGGTGAATTATGCCACCCAGCGTTGCATTTAACTGTTTGAATTCACGAGCGATTTCTACAAGCCCCTCCCTCCCCCTAGTAGTAAGATTAAATCTTTAGTTCTCAGAGTGAAAATTCTAGTTGTATCGCACGCAAATCGTGAAGAATTAATGCACTCAAAATGGTGACTGTCAGATCATGTCTGAACTTCTACAACATTACGATTAGTACGCGTCCCATTACGTACTTTTATTTGACTTACTTATAGTTAAATATCTTCGATGTGATGAAAAATTTTTGATTTATATTATTAGTATTTTCAATACGCTTTTTTAAAAGAATTAGTTATGCCTACAAATTTATGTATGACGCCCCTAGTCAATTTATATGAATGAATTACAAGCTCGCTATCTTAGGTGAATACTACTCTCATGCCATCCGTACAATGTAATCTGCTTATTCGCGAATTATTTCAATACCTCGAGCTTCCTGTCGATCACGATGCCATATTTGGAGATTTCGTTGGCCTGCTGGTCGATGGCCGCTACAGTATTTTTTTTGAAAGCATTGCACCGGATACCTTGCTACTGGAAGTCAATCTTGGCAGCTACCCTGAGGAAGATCTCGCTTTCAGCCATCTTTGCCTGAAACACAATCAGATCAGTTCTGACCACTATCAGCCCATCATCTCGCTCACTGAGGATCAGCAGCTTGTCTGCTGGCTCAAGCTCTCACTACCAGTGCCCGATTTATCTGCCTTATTGAGCGCATTTGACGCATTACTGGTACTTGTCGAAACGCTAATAACAGCATCTACACACAGCTACTTTCCTGAAGAAAAAAACAAGCTGTGGCTGACTTCAGCCTATTGATCAGGCATCTCACCTCATTGCAAAGGAAATACGGTTATGCCCCTGTCACTTAATTTTAGTCCTAGAAAACTTTTTTGCTGCATTAGCGATTCGAGTGTCGCTTCGTCTAATGCCAACGAACCGCCTTCAGCGTCTTATCGGGGGCGCTCATTTCAGCTATTTCAATCGAAGGCAGTAATTCGCCCTCAAAAGGAAACAGTTAACAAATGTTTTGATCCTAGTGCAAGGGAATGGATGCCCATTGAGAACCCAAAAGTGAAAAAAGCAATGGATAATGAGCTGGGAAAAGTGGCGACGCAACTGAATAGGGCCTCGGTTAAGGATCCTGAATATATAAAGCAAACAGTCGAAGCGAGTCTTGCCGCCGTTTATAGTCGCGCCAAAGATCAATGTTGTCAGCGTCTGGTAGATCTTGGACACACCATTATTCCTCTAAGTTATCAGCGTGAAATTGGCGAGGCAGCACAGAATGTGGGATTGCCCTGTATTGAAAAGAACGGCATATTTACTCCCAATGGGGCCGGCGCCAACCCTTTATTAAATAACATTTTAGGTTCTGCGCGCACAAAGTTTCCCTCGAATTTTAAAGCAGAATCTGAAAGAGAATCTAATACCACCTATGTGCATAGTAAGCTGCTGGAGGTCGTAGAGCCATATGCCCAAAAGAGCAAGAGAGTCTCCTTAATTGGGTTCGCTCAAAAGCTGGAGGAAATAGCAAATAAACATGAGAAACCACCGGTGGCAAGAATATTCCGAGAAACGCATCTCTGATTTCAGGGGGGCAAGATCACGTTTGCTGGCGTAGGTCGATGTAGGAAAAAACGACGTCACGACAGCTGAACTACCCTAGCAGCCTGTCGGACTTAAGACTGATCTACTACGGAAAAGCTGGATTTGGCCATATTTCACGTATTTTCTCGTTGAATAGCCAGCTATTCGGCTCAAAAACCCACGAAATCTGTCTCAAACCGGTTTTTCCCTCGCTACGATCGCTTAAGTCTGACTAACTGCTAGTTAGTTGGACCGTATAAAAGTTATTGGCATACTTTGCACCAGCCCTTTTTCTACCAATTGCTGGCGATACTTTGCCATTTGATACTGCCAACCCGGATCTGAATGCAGTAGCTGCTTTTCATCCGCGTCATCATAGAAACGTCCATGCCGCCAAACTTAGCACGCTACTTATAGAAGGATGCGGCATGCGTGCCGTACTCGCGGCAAAGATTGAGGACGGCTGAGCTAGATTCGGCCTGCTTTAAAATCGCCATAATCTGGCTATCAGAAAACCTGCTGCTTTCATGTAGATGCTCCTCAAACACTGCGAGAAAACTCTACTTAAAAATGAGCTGGTTTTGTGGGGGAGGGGGATTATCAACCGCTTGCTTGGGCAATAAAGGGGAGGTAAAACAACATGATATTGCAGGGTATATCAGCATCCTGTTTCCTGTTTTTATGTGAAGGGTACGGAGGACGCTACTCTAAAAAGCGTTGTTGCCATGCTAGATAAAGCGCATAAGTGTGCCGCGAATATTCGTCCTTATCTTTAAATTGGCTGGCATGGAGTGGATCAAAAATATGATAATGGGCTACTTTATTTGGGGCGCAAATGATCTGCCATATTTTTTGCAGTAGTGTGGTATTTGGACCCCATTCAAAAGCCTCTTGCGCTTCGTAATGTAAAAAAACAGGTAAGATTGGCACGCCTGTTTCTAATGAAACGGTAAATGCGCCATAAAGAAATTTATCCCATAAACGCCGGCCTTTGCAGCCGCCTTCTGGATAAAGCGCAATTGAATAGCCTGCTTGTACTGCACTGATCATATTTTGCAAGGCCGCTTGCCGAGCGTCTTTTTGCTCACGGCGCACAAATAAAGTCCCCGCCGCCTCAGCAATTCTCCCAACAAACCACCAGTCACGCACTTCGGCTTTGGCCAGATTTCTAACGGGGAAAAAAGCCGGAATGCCAACGTCTTCAAAGACTGAAGGGTGATTGGCGATCAGAATATACTGCCGAGGAAGTGGTGCTTGATGGTGTTGGTGTAATCGCAGCTCGACCCCCAGCGCCCTTACAAAACAACGACACCAGCTCTGAAATAGTTTGGGGTAAAAACCGAGCCAAGCTATAGGCAGGCGGGCTAAGGCCATCATCAAAAGTGTAAAACATAGCAGATCAAGCCCAGCAATGAGAAGACGAAGCCATTTTGCAAGCCAAAGCATGGGAGTTCTCCACTGAGCGATGGTGGTGCTGGGATAAAATGCAAAAATATGGCATAAGTATGTTTATATATAGATCAAAGCTGCTTGCGTACGGCGCTTACAAAAAACGAGCTCAGGGTAAAAAACCTGCCAGTTTGTTTTCTAGCACCCTTGGATTTTCACCATTGGCGATGGCGACTAAGCCTTCAAGTAGCATTTCACGACGTTTTATTTCGGTTTGAATATGTTGTTTTAGCTTGTGAGCAATGGGCAAAAACAACAGGTTGGCCATGGCAACGCCATAAATGGTGGCGACAAAGGCAACGGCAATGCCTGCGCCTAGCTTGGATGGATCGGTTAGGTTTTCCATTACATGAATCAGCCCCATCACCGCGCCAATAATGCCGATAGTAGGGGAGTAGCCACCGGCCGCTTCCCAAATTTTAGCGGCAGAGCGTGCACGATCTTCAAATGAATCGATATCAAGTTCCATTGCGCGGCGAATCACTTCTGGTTCGGCTCCGTCTACAACCATTTGCAGAGCGCGTTTTACAAAAATATCTTTTTCGCTTTGCACATATGCTTCTAAAGCAAGCAAACCTCCACGACGAGCTTGCTGGCTCCAGTTTAATAACACACCCAGTTGTTTTTTAAAATCGTGTTGAGGGGGGATAAACACCCACTTCACCATTTTTACGCCAGCAATAAAGTGATCTTGCCGAGTTTGCAACATGACGGCCCCAAGGGTGCCACCTGTCACAATTAAAAATGCCGTGGCTTGCATCAAGGATGCAACGTGGCCACCTTCTAAAATTTGGCCAAGAATCACAGCGGTTAAACCAAGTAAAACTCCAAAAATACTAATTTTATCCATATGTTTTTATCAACTCGTCCAATCGCCTAATCTGGCCCTTAAGCGGGCAATGGCTTGGCTGTGTAGCTGGCAAACTCGAGACTCGGTTACGCCTAGTACGGCACCAATTTCTTTAAGGTTTAGTTCTTCATCGTAGTACAGAGCCATAACCAGTTTTTCACGTTCGGGTAGCTCGTCGATGCCCCTGATTAAATTTCGCTGAAAATTTGCATCCGCAAGTTGCTGCAGCGGGTTAATTGCATGGTCGGCAGAGTATTGAACGTTGTGGTGGTTTTCATCTTCGTCTTCAATATCTTCGAGGTGCACCAGTTGGTGGCCTCGCGCTTCGCTGAGCATGTTTTGATAGGCTTCTAAATCGAGCTGTAGGTGTTGGGCGACTTCGCTTTCTAGTGGTGCTCTGCCTAGTTTGTGCCCTAGGGCTAACATCGCGGCTTCAATTTCGCGCATATGCTTACGGGCGTGGCGGGGCATCCAATCGGAGCTTCTTAATTCATCAAGCATGGCGCCACGAATGCGTTGTGAGGCAAAAGTTTCAAACAGTACGCCCGCATTTGGATCAAAGTTTTTTGCCGCTTCCATCAAGCCCATCATACCCACTTGAATCAAATCATCGACTTCTACACTCGCAGGCAAACGGCTCACCATATGATAGGCGATCCGTTTGACCAAGGGCGCATGCCGAGAGACATAATCCTCGTCTTGGCTTGCCTGAGTCTGACGATAAAGGGAGAGTGCGCGTGGCGCTGCCATTTGTTTCTACTATGAGGAGGCTTAAATCAGTTTAGCCGACCGTCTAAGAAGTTGGGAGCGAAATCAGTTTGCGTTCTAATTGTTTAAGGGTATTAGCGAGCGCTTGATCTAATCCTGCAGCTATATCGTTAGCACTCATTCCAGATAAGGGCTCACTTGCCGTAAGAATAGTGTCGAGTATAACAGGGGATTTCGCTGAGCTTAAGCGTATGTGCAGTTTTGCAACGGCGAGAGGCTGGGCTTGTAAATCGGTATGTAGCGTGAGTAATTCACCCTTGAGTTGGTAATCTGCGGTTTGCTTTGAATATAAGGGCAGCACTTCGCGAAATAAGCCACTGCTTTTTAACCAAGTTTGCGTATGAGTGGTGATAAGCCCTGTGGGGGAGGAGAGCCATTCACGGTAAGGATCTTTGACAAAGCGTTGGGTGCTTTCGCGGTAAAAAAAATTACGCTCGCCAAACGGGGCTTGGGCGCTAAAGGCATTTATTTGTAGTGTGCCTTTAAATTGCACCGCATGGCTAGGCCCGCTGCGCTCAATCACGGGTAAGTACGTTTCTTTGCTAGGGGTCGTGGTGCCGCAGGCGGCGATCAAAGCACTACAAAGTAAAATAATTAGGCGTTTCATAGGTATGCGGCCATTTTAGAGTTATTTTTTTATGGTAAGAGGTCGACGCTTTTTACTGCGGAACATCCGTTATTTATTTGGTAAAACATAAGGCGCAGGTGGTTTGCCAAGCAGTAGCCCAGTTGGATTAGCCCTTGCTGCTTCACTCATCACGCGTAAGTCTTCACTGATTTGTTGCATATTATTTAGTGTGCTATCTAAGCCGCCTTCATGTTGCTCTAGTAGTTTATCTAGGCGGCTAAAGCTACTTTCCATTTTCTGTAAGCTACCAACCAGATGTGGGTTTTCTAGCAGGGCGCGTGCCTGCTTGGCACTGGCGGCTAGATCGCTTGGGGCGCTGGCCCATGCCGGATCGGTCAGAAGCGTTTGTAAGGCTTGATTGCTGCTACGGGCTTCGTGCATAAGGCCACTGGCTTCGCTGCTGAGCTCAGAAAAGGGGATCTTTTCTAACTTTTCTGTAATCAACAGCATTTTTTGTGCGAGCGCTTGCAAAGGAATGTCATTCATCTTGCTATTCGCTGTGCTTAATACCTGATTTAAATTACTGATTAAGCCTTCAATATCTAGTTTTTGTAGGCGTATAGCAAGATTTTGGGTGGAGTTAACGAGTTGCGCCATCGTGCTTCTAGTCGATGGAATATACAGATGCTTAGGCTGCCATTGCATGGTAAGGCTGGGATTGCGTTCTAAATCTTGATAGTCAATTTCTAGGTAGCTGGTGCCCGTTAGGCCCTGAGGATTAAGCCGAACCCGCAGGCCTTTGGCGATTTCTTTATCTAAATAGCTTTGATCAGGAAACGGCATGTTTTTGCCACCAAATAGCTCGGGGCGAAGTTTGGCTTCGATCAGCACATATTGTTGGCGCTCATTGGGGGATAAATCCTGCTGATAGCGTGAATAGGTAAAGCCAATATGGCTGACTTCCCCTACGACCACGCCGCGATATTTTACTTTGGACCCAATATCAATACCCTGCACCGATTCATTAAAATAGCTTTCTAGGGTAATGGTGGAGCGCGTCCAGTGGCCCGCGCCAAAGTAGATGGCGAGAATAAGACATATGCAGAGCGCGGATAGAACAAATAGGCCTAGGCGATAATAGTGCTTTTGAGCGGTCATAATTTGGCCAGATATAAATAATAATTAATACGTATGCCGAGTAAAAAAATCGCTAACCCGTGGGTTGGGATCTGCAGCTAGCGTTTTCGGCGCGCCGATGGCAATCACGCCTTGTGCTTGTTTATCCAGCATGATGGCGCGGTCTGCAATGGTGAAAATACTGGCTAGCTCGTGGGTGACCACAATAAAAGTGGTATGCAGGCTATGCGCTAATTGCAAAATCAAGGCATCTAACTCGGCGGCGGTGATTGGGTCTAGCCCTGCTGATGGCTCGTCTAAAAACAAAACCTGAGGGTCTAGGGCGAGGGCGCGGGCAATGGCGGCACGTTTTTGCATCCCACCTGATAGCGCGCTGGGTAAAAAATCTGCATAGGCATCTAGCCCTACCAAGCGTAATTTTAAGCGGGCGACGATTTCACGGGCGGCAGCATTAAGCGGGGTATATTCTGCCAGCGGCAGCATGACGTTTTCTAGCACCGTTAGCGAGCCAAATAGCGCCCCCGATTGATACATCACGCCAATACGGGCCAAGATGCGTTGGCGCACTTCGCCTTGAGCACTAATGATGTCTTCGTCGCCAATCAGCACCGTGCCTTGTTGCGCGGGCAAAAGGCCGATCATATGTTTGAGTAGGGTAGATTTGCCACAGCCAGAGCCACCTAGGATGGTAATGATTTCACCCTTGTTAACCTCAAAGCTCACATCACGCAAGATAACGTGATCGCCATAGCCGCATTGCAATTGTTTGACTTTAATAATGGCGTGTTGCATTACCACCTCAATAAATAGAAAACAAAAGCAAACAGGCCATCGCTGATCACAATTGCAACAATGCTGCTCACAACGGCTTGCGTGGTAGCCGCACCTACGGCACTGGCTCCGCTGCCTGCTTGCAACCCCCTAAAACAACCAATCAGCGCGATTTCCAAACCGAAGATCGCCGCCTTAAATAGGCCCCCGCAAAGTCGCCCAGATGCACAATGCTTGAAACGCGTGTGATATAGGTTTGGATGGGGATATTAAAACTTAGCATCACAATCGCTGCACCTATCAAGCCAATTAACACAGCACAAGCCGATAGCAGCGGTGCCATTAGCGTGGTGGCAATCACTCTGGGTAGTACTAAATAGCGTATTGGATTGAGGCCTAAGGTGGTCAGGGCATTTAATTCTTCGTTTACTTTCATGCTGGCAAGCTCTGCGGCAAATGCCGCCCCAGTGCGCCCAGCTAATAAAATTGCCATCATTAAGGGAGCCAGCTCACGGACCAAGGAGAGGCCCACTAAATCGGCAACAAACATTTCTGCGCCAAATTGGCGCATCGGAATCGCTGATTGAAACGCTAAAATCATCCCTAGTAAGGCAGCAATCAGTGCCACGATAGGCAGTGCATCCGCGCCATTTTTACTAGCGGTGGTGAAAATCTCTGTAATGCGCAATTTACTGGGTGAGCGCAGCACTTGATGCATTGCAGCGCTTAGCTCGCCTAGATAGGTGATGGCACAGCGCATCGCCGTATTATGCTCAGCCGTTGCTTTGCCAAGGGTGGTGAGCCAGCCTATTTTTGCAGGGATAGGCGCTTGATAGAGAGGTGTATCTGCTTGAAAGGCATCAAGTAGCTCGGTAAAAGGAGGTGCTAAGTCCTTAATCCTGGCCCCGCCTTGAATGAGCAGATAAAACAGGGCCACACCGGCCCCATCACAATAAGTTACTTTGCTGGCATCTACTTCGCAGACACCAAGTGTGCTGGCCTGAGCCCAAAGTGGGGCAACTGCCTGGGCGTTTAATCGGCCTGAGAGTTGTAGAACTTTGCCCTCGGGAAAGGTTTGAATTTCAATTTGAGCCATTGAAGATCTTAATTTAAGTTTGTGCTGTAAGGACGGAGCGCAGCATACACCAATCGTTGCTTATGTAAGATTTAATAGAATTTACATAGGTAGTTAAAGAAAAGTTTAATTGTACTTAATTGTAAATACCTAGTGCCTTACAAAATTTACAATTTACCTTGATTTAGCAGTGATTCCTACTGTTTAGCTTACAAAAGTAGCTTGCTTGTTAACTCTTTGAATGATTGATTGCTACATAGCATTGCACCACTGGCCCTGTGCTAATTAAATTCTTGGTCAATGTGATTATCATGAGTGGGCTGTTGACGTTTCATTCGTCATTGCGCTGAGCCGGAAAACGGCCCAGCCCTTCGGGTTAGCTACATTTTTGGGGCGGCATGGCTTGCCTTGTTCAGCCCCAAAACTGCAGCCAATGCAGCCGCGAATGAAGCGCCAATAGACACTAGGCTGTTATGTTCTTTTAAATAGATGGCATGAGCATTACGGCATTGATGAGCAAACCGATCTGCTTAGTTACTTGATGCATTTGTTTAAGCGGCACAAGTAGGCGAGGGATTTATGGAGGTCATGCCACTTGGGTAGCCGCTTTTTGGGAGCAGTGTTTTTATCCAAGGCTATTCGATGGTTTTAAGCTGCTTAATGTTGGAGCTGCTCGGTAAGCAGGCGGCTGGATTCAACTAAGCGATAAAGAAAGCCGGTGCGATCTAGGCAGTGGCTGGGTTTACGCCAGCGCAGCATCACATCGGCGAGTTGCCGAAAAGCATGGCTGGATTCTGCATCGGGGAAAGCATCCAGCACCGTACGGCCTAAGCGTCCTGCTCTTTGTAGTTTTTCGTCTTCGGGCACATAGCCAATCAGCTTCATTTGCGCTGCATCGCCTAAATACTGTTTGGCAACGCTTTTTAGGCGGTTGAAAATCAGCCCCGCCTCGGTAATGGTATCGACACGATTCACTAAAATTCTAAATTCACGCCTTGCGTATTCTGTGCTGAGCAATTTAATGGTGGCGTAAGCATCGGTTAGCGATTCGGCGCTATTGGAAACTATCACTATCACATCATCGGCCGCCAAGCTGAGACAGGGTACGCCGTGGCTGGCGGAGGGGCGGGTATCGAGCAGCAAAAATTCAGCATACTGGATGAGTTGCTCAAACTCGGCCGATAGCCAAGTTAACTCCCGCTCGTTCAAGCTGCTTAGCACCGTAGCTTTAGCGCAGATAGGCAGGATAGAAAAGCCTGCATCGGTTGCTAGTAGGGTATCGGCAAGGGTCACTTCACGGCGGAGCACATGGTCTAGCTCGTGTTTTTGTTCTAGACGCATGCGGTGCGCCACATTGCCCATGCCGCTAAATTCATCTAATAGAATCACTTCACGATTGCGCTCGGCCAGTGCTGCGGCTAGGTTAATTGCCAGCGTGGTGGTGCCACTGCCACCGCGCCCACCATTTAAGCTGATGCTGCGGCAGGGTATGGGGGCAATCATGGCGCGCAGGCCAGCGGCTTGATCGAGCCACA
This genomic interval from Iodobacter fluviatilis contains the following:
- a CDS encoding MlaD family protein, with product MTAQKHYYRLGLFVLSALCICLILAIYFGAGHWTRSTITLESYFNESVQGIDIGSKVKYRGVVVGEVSHIGFTYSRYQQDLSPNERQQYVLIEAKLRPELFGGKNMPFPDQSYLDKEIAKGLRVRLNPQGLTGTSYLEIDYQDLERNPSLTMQWQPKHLYIPSTRSTMAQLVNSTQNLAIRLQKLDIEGLISNLNQVLSTANSKMNDIPLQALAQKMLLITEKLEKIPFSELSSEASGLMHEARSSNQALQTLLTDPAWASAPSDLAASAKQARALLENPHLVGSLQKMESSFSRLDKLLEQHEGGLDSTLNNMQQISEDLRVMSEAARANPTGLLLGKPPAPYVLPNK
- a CDS encoding ABC transporter ATP-binding protein encodes the protein MQHAIIKVKQLQCGYGDHVILRDVSFEVNKGEIITILGGSGCGKSTLLKHMIGLLPAQQGTVLIGDEDIISAQGEVRQRILARIGVMYQSGALFGSLTVLENVMLPLAEYTPLNAAAREIVARLKLRLVGLDAYADFLPSALSGGMQKRAAIARALALDPQVLFLDEPSAGLDPITAAELDALILQLAHSLHTTFIVVTHELASIFTIADRAIMLDKQAQGVIAIGAPKTLAADPNPRVSDFFTRHTY
- a CDS encoding MinD/ParA family ATP-binding protein, whose amino-acid sequence is MRAIPVPSLWLDQAAGLRAMIAPIPCRSISLNGGRGGSGTTTLAINLAAALAERNREVILLDEFSGMGNVAHRMRLEQKHELDHVLRREVTLADTLLATDAGFSILPICAKATVLSSLNERELTWLSAEFEQLIQYAEFLLLDTRPSASHGVPCLSLAADDVIVIVSNSAESLTDAYATIKLLSTEYARREFRILVNRVDTITEAGLIFNRLKSVAKQYLGDAAQMKLIGYVPEDEKLQRAGRLGRTVLDAFPDAESSHAFRQLADVMLRWRKPSHCLDRTGFLYRLVESSRLLTEQLQH